The DNA sequence CCTCGCGGGCGATCCGGACAAGCAACAGCGTTTCGTCGATACGTGCTTCCGTTACATGTGGGAAACGCCTGAACCACTGAAGCCGGACGATGACCCGTCTGTCAAAGCCATGTGCGACACGGAAGGGTTCGATTTCGCCGAGATCAAAGCACTGGCTGCCGATGAAACGAACAAAGCCGCAATGAAAGAAAATACCGACACAGCGATCGCACGCGGCGCCTTCGGTTCCCCCACGTTCTTTGTGGGCGAGGAGATGTTCTTCGGACACGACCGCCTGGACTATGCCGCCGAAGCCCTGACCGCCTGATCCGGTATAGTCATCTATAGTCCGGTATGATCATGACTGGTCATGCATAGTCATGACGTAGACGGATGTAGTCCTCTGCCAGTCATGCCAACACATGGCCATGTCATCCCGGAATTTGCGCAAGCAAATATCCGGGACCTTCTCGTATGCCGTGACAACCCGCGCCCGTGCTTCGACTTCACTCAGCATGAGCGCTCATTAAGTACGGACTCATCCTGAGCGAAGTCGAAGGATGATTGGCGTGGAAACATGGTCCCGGATAAGCACTGCGCGCTTTCCGGGATGACGGGTGGAGGGGGCTATCCAACACTTTCACCGCCCCAACCTGCCGCAATCATTGCCGGAAAAACAAATCCATCCAACACCTCCGTAGCCTGACGTATATTGCCCGCCATGTCACTCTTTCATCCGCCTGCCTGGTTTCCGCCGCAGCTCGCCTTTCTCTGGCCCCTGATCTGGGTCCAGGTGCTGATGCTGCGCGCACAGATCCGGGCCGCCTATGGGCGCGGCATGAAGTATCATTGGTGCATCGGCGCCAATGGCCGGGTGTATCTTCACTCGATTGACTGGATCCCCGGGCAGAAGACAGCGCGGACGCATCTGCAGCCCGCTGCTTATGCGAGCGATCGACTCGCCGCCGCGTGCGATGGGCGGGCGGCTGTGCCTGAATATCTCCGCTTGCGCCCCCTCTCCCATGGGAGAGGGTCAGGGGTGAGGGGCGGCGTCACCGCCGCAAGCATTGCACGTGCGGATATGCCTTGGCCCCTCATCCCCAACCCCTTCTCCCCAAGGAGAAGGGGCTTCATTCTGCCTGTGCCAGAAACCTGAAGCCCGGCCTGACCCTGAAACATCCAAGCACACCCACGCAAAGCGCCTTTACGGGCGTCGCACGGGCTGGTGCAGACCTTCTGTTAAACGAAGATGCCTGCAGCTTCCGCCAGTACCTTGTAAGACACGGCCGGGCGCGGGCCGAAATGGCTGATCACTTCAGCGGCCGCGATATGGCCCAGGCGGGCACAGGTCGCCAGCGGCAGACCGCGAGACATGCCGAACAGGAAGCCGGCCGCGTACTGATCGCCCGCCCCGGTCGTGTCCACGACCTCTTTCACCGGCACCGCCTCAACCACGATCGGTTCGCCATCGCCCAGAACGACCGAGCCTTTTTCGCTGCGCGTCACGGCCGCGACCGCCGTATCGGCCTGCAGCGCGGCCATGGCCGCGTCGAAATCATCGGTTTCGTAGAGCGCAAGCAGCTCCTCCTCGTTTGCGAAGAGAATATCGACATTGTTCCGGACCAGCTGAAGAAAGCTCGGCCGGTGGCGGTCGACGCAGAACCTGTCGGACAGGGTCAGCGCCACCTTGCGGCCTGCGGATCTGGCAATCTCTGCCGCGTAAGCGAAGGCTTCCTTGGCTTCATCCTTGTCGAACAGATAGCCTTCCAGATAGAGGATGCCGCCGTCCTTCACGACCGCTTCGTCGACATCCTCCCTAGAGAACATCACCGACGCGCCGAGGAACGTATTCATGGACCGGTGGCCATCTTCCGTGACGAAAATGATGCTGCGCGCGGTGGCCGGGCCATCTGTCAGCGGCGGCGTCGGAAACGGCACACCACCGGCCTCCATCTCGCGCTTGAACTGGGCGCCAAGCTCATCATCAGCCACCTTGCCGATATAGGCCGCCGACGCGCCGAAGCTGGCGAGCCCGGCAATCGTGTTCGCCCCGCTTCCGCCGGACGTGTAAAGCGGCTCCCGCGCGACGCTGGTCAGCTCATGCGCGCGCGGTTCCTCGATCAGGTTCATCGCATTCTTGAGAATGCCCCACTCGGCCAGGAAAGCGTCGTCAGCACGCGACAGAACGTCCACAATCGCATTGCCGAGGCCCACAACATCGAAACGCACGTCCGTCATCCAGAATCTCCTGCTGAAAAAAGGGCCATTGCCAGAGGCGGGCGCTGGACGCAACCGGCGGGCGTGCTAAAGGCGCGTCCATGAAAATCGCCTATATCGCCTCGCAGGTCACGCTTCCCGGAACACCTAACCGACGGGACGACGCGTTCGAGCACGACTACATGATGGACGCTTTGCGCCCGGCCTTCGAAGCGCGCGACCTGACGATCGTGGACATCGCATGGGACGACCCGGACGCGGACTGGAGCAGCTACGGCGCCGCCATCATCGGCACAACCTGGGACTATTGGGACCGGCAGGAGGAGTTCCTCGCCACGCTTGAGCGGATCGGTGAGCTCACGCGCCTCTATAATCCCGTCGATCTCGTCCGCTGGAACATCCACAAAACCTATCTGCGGGATCTCGAAGCGCGCGGGGCGCGGATCATTCCCACCGTCTGGCTGGACAAGGCAGATACGGCGAGCGCGGCTGGCGCCTTCGACACGCTCCAGGCCGACGACCTCGTCTTCAAGCGCCAGGTCGGCGCTGGCGCAGATGGGCAGCACCGATTGACGCGCGGCGGGCCCCTCCCGGACATGCCCCACGCCATGATGGCGCAGCCCTTCCTGTCCACGATCCAGAGCGAGGGCGAATACAGCTTCATCTTCATTGGCGGGGAATTCTGCCACGCTCTGGTGAAGCGGGCGGTGCCGGGGGATTATCGCATCCAGTCGAAATATGGCGGCACGGAATTGCCCGTCGATCCGCCAGCTGATGACCTGTCAGACGCATCCGCGATCATCGACATGCTGGACGAAGCTCCGCTCTACGCCCGTGTCGACATGGTCCGCGGCCAGGATGGCCGGCTGGTCCTCATGGAACTGGAAGCGATTGAGCCCTACCTCTACCCCGTCGAAGGTCCGCGCCTCGGCGACATGATCGCCGAGACTGTCAGGAAACGACTGGAAACACCCCCCGCTCAGTGAGGGCCGAACTTGTAGACGACGCCGATTTTCGTCGCCGTATCGGTCGACTTAAACCCATCGGGCGGGTTGGTATCGTAACGCGTATCGAACCCGAAACGCGCGGAAAGTGAGCCATTGATCTGCGCCGTCAGGGCCAAGCCGTTGGAAATCTGCGTGGAATCTTCTGCATAGATGACATCCGTGATGTTCGACAGTTCCACCCTTTCGTTCAGCGCCCAGGCAAACTTCGATTTTCCAACAAAACCTGCAGACGTGACGGTCTCTGCAGGCCTGACAACAGGGACGCCCTGACTATCAACGATCACGACGCGCTTGATTTCATCAATCTTCACACCGGGACCACCGCGCACGACCCAGGTCACCGGATCAAGACCAAGGAAGCGATAACCGAGGCCGCCACCAATGAAGGCACGGCTGTCAAAGCCGGTGAACTGGTCAACCTCGTAAGACCCGCTCGCAAACGAGAACACGCGGTCGCTCATCGTATAGTCGATATTCATGCCCAGGAAGGACCGGTTGCGGCTCTCCAGCCCGTCCTGCTCGCCATAATCCAACTGCCCCTGGATCCCGTAGTCCCATTTACCGGTGACATGATCGACATCGAAATTGAGGCCAATGTCGCGCGTGTCCGTGTTCCCACTCGTCATGCCGGCACTGAGCGCGCCCTCGCCTGACCAGCCGTCGACCCGTTCGTCATCCGCCTGCGCTGTAAAAACGAATCCCGAGAGAGCGGCGCTCATGGCCGCGCACATAATATACTTCATTGGCACTTCCCTTTTTCCGTCCTTCGCTCTTCCTGCTCAGCGTGACGCAAGATTAGCGAAAACATGGCGAACTGGAGGCCGACGATTCGCGTGGCTTCTCCAACCCTTTAAACATCGCATCCTGCCGTAAATGCGCGCTTAAAAATAAATCCATCCAACACTTCCGTAGCCGGATGTGTGTTGTCCGCCATGTCATCCTTTGCCCCACATCAGGCTGTCCGCCTGCATCTTGCCGTGGCACCAGCAGCCGTTGGAACGGAGTGCAAACTCGTTGGCGTGTCGCACTTGCTTACAGAAACGCGCCTATTTCTTCTTCTTCGGACCCTTTGGGCCAAGCGATGAGACTTTCGCAGGGTCTGGCGTTTTCGGCGTGTATTTGCACCATTCCGCGATCACGCAGCGCCAGCATTCCGGCGTGCGGGCCTTGCAGACATACCGCCCATGCAGGATCAGCCAGTGATGCGCGCCCTTCTTCCATTCTGGTGGCGTCACCCGTTCCAGCCCCGCCTCCACCTCGTCGGGCGTCTTGCCCGGGGCCAGTCCCGTCCGGTTGGAAACGCGGAATATATGAGTGTCGACCGCAATGGTCGGTTCGCCGAAGGCTTCATTCATGACGACGTTCGCGGTCTTGCGGCCGACCCCCGGCAGGGTCGTCAGCTCATCCCGCGTCTGCGGCACGTCTCCGCCGAACTCATCGAGGATTTTCTGGCTGAGCGCGATGACATTCTTCGCCTTGTTGCGCCACAGGCCGATCGTCCTGATGTGCCCGGCTACGCCCTCTTCGCCAAGTTCCAGCATCTTTTCGGGCGTATCGGCGATCGCGAACAGTTTCCGGGTCGCCTTGTTCACCCCCACATCGGTCGCCTGCGCTGACAGGGCCACGGCCACCAGCAGGGTGAAAGGGCTGGAATATTCCAGCTCGGTCTGCGGGTCCGGCCTGTCTTGAGCCAGGGCGGCAAAGATCTTTTCGGTATTCTCCGGACCCAGGGTACGGGGCGCCCGCTTTTTGGCAGGCTTTCGCGGAGATGTCTTCTGCGGCGATTCGGTCATGCAATTTGTCTGTCAGGCCGCTTCCGATGGGGCAAGACCATGATAAGTATTGTTCCTGATGCCTCACACTGACGAGATCATTTATTTTGACGCGCTTCTGACGCCAAACCGCTCACTTTCCGAGCGGGGCTTCGCTGTCGTCATGAGCATTGTTGGTGTTGTCAGCTTCCTGACCGGCATGGCCTTTCTGTCCATGGGCGCGGTTCCGGTGATCGGCTTTTTCGGGCTCGATGCCCTCGCCATCTGGCTGGCCTTCCGCTGGTCGTTCCGGAAACAGCGCGAAGAGACCCGGATCCGCATCACTGCCAGCAGTCTCGACATGATGCACCGGAAGGCCAACGGCACCGAAAAACGCGTCAGCGTTCCTGCCGGATTTGCCCGTGTCGAACTGGATGAACCCCTCCGCCCCGATTCGTGGTTGCGGATCGAACATGGCCGAACCGGCTGGGTGATTGGACGCTTCCTGACCGTTCCGGAGCGCAAATCCCTCGCCGAAGCCATGAAAACAGCCCTCCACAAAGCGCGGCTTGAGCGCCACGCTGTTTAAAATAAATGACGCAAGCGTCATGGTTTTTTCAAATTGACCATGATATACACGTCGTAAGCGAGCAGACCGGTGCCCAGGGAGACCGGCAAAAGGAGGAAATAATATGGCTGCCGATACAGTTCATTCCATCGACCATCCGGCCCTCGAACGGCCGAAAGTTTCAGACCGCGACCCCCTTCACGAAGGCTATCTCCGTGTTGGTGAGGAAGTTACCCCGGCGTCCAGCCTCGACATGAAAACGCTTGATCTGGTGGACCCGGAAATCTGGCGCCAGAACAAGATGTGGGACCGGTTTGACCGCCTGCGCACGGAAGACCCGGTGCACTTCACACCGGATTCCTTCGTCGGCCCCTACTGGTCCGTCACGACTTACGAAGACATCATGGCGGTCGATACCGACCACAAACGCTTCTCTTCCAGCTGGGAACATGGCGGCATCACGCTGGGCCAGCCACTCGAAGACTTCGAAATGCCGATGTTCATCGCCATGGACGAGCCGCGCCATTCCGAACAGCGCAAGACCGTTCAGCCGGCCGTCGCACCGAACATGCTCAAGGAGTATGAGCCGCTGATCCGCTCGCGGACCCAGGGCCTGCTGGACTCCCTGCCCGTCGGCGAGCCGTTCGACTGGGTCGACAAAGTCTCGATCGAGCTGACCACGATGATGCTCGCCACCCTGTTCGACTTCCCGTTCGAGAACCGCCGCCAGCTGACCCGTTGGTCGGACGTGTCCACGAACATGAACAACCCGGACATCTGCCCGGGCGGAGAAGATCAGTGGCGCCAGGAAATGATGGAATGCCTGACGACGTTCATGGGCATCTTCCAGGAACGCCAGGCCATTCCGCAACAGAACGACCTGATGAGTCTTCTGGCGCACGGCGAAATGACCAAGAACATGACGCCGATGGAATTGCTCGGCAACGTGATCCTTCTGATCGTCGGCGGTAACGACACGACCCGGAACACGATGACGGCGTCTGTTTACGCCCTGAACAAGTATCCGGAGCAGTATGAAAAGCTGAAAAGCGACCTGTCCCTGATCCCGAACATGGTGTCCGAGACGATCCGCTGGCAAACGCCGCTGGCCTTCATGCGCCGCACTGCGCTGGAAGACGTTCAGCTCCGCGACAAGCTCATCAAGAAGGGTGATCAGGTCGCCATGTGGTACATCTCGGGCAACCGCGATGAAAAGTTCTGGGACAAGCCGAACGATTATATCATCGACCGCGCCGATGCCCGCCGCCACCTGTCCTTCGGTTTCGGCATCCACCGCTGCGTGGGCAACCGCCTCGGCGAACTGCAGCTGCAGATCCTCTGGCAGGAACTGATGGAGCGCTTCGAGCATATCGAAGTGCTGGATGAGCCGTCCTACACGGCTGGGGCCTTTGTCCACGGCTACACATGGATGCCGGTGATCCTGCATCCCAAAAAATAGGTCCGGGCCAGAAGCCTGTTGGCTAACCCGGCGACAAGCCGCTAGACCTCCCGTCAGATCCTGACGGGAGGTTTTTCATGGACGTTTCCAAAGCAGTCAACCAGCGCATCTCAACCCGGGCTTTCCTGCCCGAAGCCCTTCCTGAAGCTGAAGTCCGTGAGTGGCTGACCCAGGCTCAAAGGGCGCCGTCTGGTGGCAACGTCCAGCCCTGGCGCACCATTGCCGTGACCGGACAGGCAAAGGATGACGTCATCGCCATGGCGGCGCCGATCCTGGCGGCCGACCCTCGTGGCCAGAAAACGGACCGGCCAATCTATCCGAAAGACCTGTGGGAACCCTATGAAGCCCGGCGCCGGCGTGTCGGCGAAATGATGTACGAGACTCTCGATATCCCGCGCGACGACCGCCCGGCCCGCCTGGCCTGGTTTGCGAACAATTTCCGTTTCTTCGGCGCGCCCCTCGCCCTGTTTGTGGTGATCGACGAACGCATGGGCCATGGACAATGGGGCCACACCGGCATGTACCTGCAAACGCTTGCTTTGCTGGCAGAAGAACGCGGCTGGGGCACATGCTTCCAGGAATGCTGGGGCGTGCTGCGCCCGGCGCTCAAAGAACATTTTAATCTCGCGCCAACCGAGATGATCTGGTGCGGTGTCTCCGTCGGCAAGCCGGACAAATCCCATCCGGTCAACACACTCCGGGCCGAACGGGCGTCAGTTGACGAGATTGCTGAGTTCCACGGTTTCTAGGTTTCGCCGCATTCCTGCCGGAACTGAATGATCTGATCGGCGCATGCAGACGCGCCGGTCCATGCTCGTGTCCACGCTGGCACTTCCACTCCTCCCCGCAACATCGGGCGAGCGGGCGCTGCCTTTCGCTGCGCGCCTTTCAAAAGCCGCGCGCGACCAGATTGGTGTGACACGAAGCTATGACGGTGCCTATGTCCGGCTGGATTATCCGATGGGCGATGTTGATCGCTCAACAGGAGTCTGCACCGATGTGGTCATCCGCGCCTATCGGGACGCCTTCGATACGGACCTGCAGGCACTGGTCCATACCGACATGAACACTGCGTTTACGGACTACCCCGCCATCTGGGGGCTCAGCCGCCCTGACTGGAACATTGACCATCGCCGCGTGCCGAACCTCGAACGCTTTTTCGAACGGAAAGGTGCCAGCCTGCCACTGCCAGAAACACGGGCGGGGTGGAATCCCGGTGATCTGTACACGATGCGTCTGGGCGGACGACTGCCGCATATCGGCATCGTCTCCGACAAGCGAACCCCGGCGGGCCATCCCTATGTGATCCATAATATCGGCGCCGGAACGCAGGAAGAAGACATTCTCGGAATGTTCGACGACGAACGCCGCTTCCGCTACGAAGTAGCGGCCAGCCCCTAGTCGTCCTCATTCCATTCGGACATGGGTTTCTCCGGCGTACGCTCTTCCTTGCGCAACCGCATCACGGCTGCCTTGATGTCATCGCGGTCGAATTCTATTTCATCGTCGGCAGACCGGACGGGCGCGCGCGTATAGGCGAAGACGCTGATGCCATCATCCTCTTCCTCGTCTACCTCAGCCTCGTCCACGGTTCCTTCCGGAGCGGGTTCTGCTTCAGTCTCAAATTCAGAGGCAGCATCCGCATCATCTTCTTCCGGAGCATCGTCCATAAAGTCGGTGACGAAAGATTCGATCTCTTCTGTATCACCGCCCGCATCCACGAGCAGCTCTTCCTCGCTGAGGGCTTCCTCATCCGGCATCTGGAAGCCGTCCGGAATGACATCAGACAGCAGGCCTTCGGCTTCAAGGTCCGCCTTGCCCGGCAGCGTGCTGAGGCTTTCGAGGCCGAAATGCTCCAGGAACGCATCGGTCGTGCCATAGGTCAGCGGTTGGCCCGGTGTCTTGCGGCGGCCCTTGATCTTGGTCCAGCCGGTTTCCATCAACGTGTCTAGGACCGCCTTTGAAACAGCCACGCCCCGCACGGCTTCGATTTCCGCCCGCGTCACTGGCTGTCCATAAGCGATGATAGCCAGTGTTTCGAGGGCGGCCTGGCTCAGCTTTTTCTGAACCTGACGCTCTTCTACGAAAAGGTAGGACAGGTCCTGAGCGGTCTGGAACCGCCACTTGCCCGCCACTTCGACGAGATTTACGCCCCGGTTCACGTACAGCGCCCGCAAAGTCATCAGCACATCCGCAGCTTCGATACCCTGCGGAAGGATCTCTGCAACCTGTGTTGCCGACATTGGCTCGCCAGCCGCGAACAGAACCGCCTCGGCCCGGCGCACGCCTTCGGCCAGCGCTTCGGTCATGTCGTCGTGCAGCGCTTCTTCGGACCGGCGGAAGGCCAGCGCGAGCTGCGTCACCGCGCTCGGTTTGTTTTCAGCTGGCGTTTCGTCGTTCATCTCAATCTTCTCAAACATCTGCATGGCGCGCCCCTTGTGGGTCGGCCTGCGCATTGCGCAGGTAAAGCGGCGCAAAATGCGTGTCCTGCCGGACATCAACCTCGCCATCGCGGACGAGTTCGAGGGCCGCTGAAAACACGCTGGCCGTGACGGACCGTGTCGGCAGTTCCGGATCCACATCCGTCATGGTCAGGCTGATCTCGTCAAGCGAAGACCACTGCGCCAGCTGCCCTCGAAGTTGACGGAGCGTGGTACGGGCGAGTTCCAGCGGCAGAACCATCTGCTGCTCGATGACGTGCGGACGCTCTTTTTCCTTTCGGTCACGGATCGTGCCGAAGGCCTGCGTCAGCTCATAGAGGCTGGCTTTCCACTCCGTGTGGCGGATCACTTTCGGCTGTTCCGGTGTGCCGCGCAGGAAAACGACATTGTCCAGGATGGGCCCGCCCTGCAGCTCTTTCACCGCATCGCGCATGGCATCGAGGCGTTTCAGGCGGAAGGCCAACCGGGCGGCCATCTCCTCGCCCGACGGCTCATCCTCGTCCGGCTTTTCCGGTTTGGGCAAAAGAAGGCGCGATTTCATGAACGCCAGCCAAGAGGCCATCAGCAAATAGTCAGCCGCCAGATCCATCCGGCGTTTCTTGGCGTCTTCGATGAAGACGAGATATTGTTCCGCCAAGTCCAGCATGGAGAGGTGAAGCAGGTCCACCTTCTGGCGGCGGGCCAGTTCCAGCAACAAGTGCAGCGGCCCCTCATACCCGCCGACATCGACGCGGAAAATGTCCTGGATATCAGCCTCTTCCATGTCGGAAGAGAGCACCTCCATCGTGACAGCGTCCGAACTCATACGGCTGCTCCCACATCAGGAAACAGATCGCGGAAGCGTTGCCATGCCCGGGCGAGTTCGATCGGCTCAGCCTGGCTTGCAATGGCATCGGCAGCCGCGGCGCGCTCGCCAGCCCGGCCGGTGAGCACCGGAGCGGCCTCCGCGACTTCCGTCATTTCGGCGAGGATCTCCCCCGGATCCTTCAGGAAGCCCGAACAATGCAGCAGCATATCGCAGCCCGCCTCGATCGACGCATGCGCGCGATCGGCAAGGCTGCCGCCAAGTGCCTTCATCCCCAGATCATCGGTCATCAGAAGCCCATCAAACCCGATTCGGCCGCGTATGATCTCCTGAATCATGTAGCGCGACACCGTCGCCGCCTTGCCGGGATCATAGGCTTCGAAAGCAATATGCGCCGTCATCGCCATCGGGGCATCGGTCACACGGGCGAAGGCATCGAAGTCTGTCGACAGCTCATTGTCCCCGGCTGTCACGCGCGGCAATTCCATATGGCTGTCCGCCATCGACCGGCCGTGTCCGGGAATGTGCTTGATTACCCCGGCCACACCGCCAGCATGAAGACCCGCCAGGGCAGAATTGGCAAGGTCGGCCACCTGTGCCGGCTCTGTTCCGAACGCCCGGTCCCCGATCACATCATGAGCGCCCGGCACCGGAAGATCGACGACCGGCGCGCAATCCGCATGGATGGATAGGCTGGCCAGCTCCGAGGCGATCAGCCGGTGGCCCAGCCAGCAGGCTTCGCGGCCCAGTTCCGGATCCTGCTCGTAGAGCGCAGCATAATCTGCACCGCGCGGAAATAGCGGCCACTCAGGTGCCTTGAGGCGCGCGACCCGCCCGCCTTCCTGATCGATAAAAATCAGCGTTTCCCGGCCTGTCGCATTCCAGATGTCGGCGACCAGCCGGCGGACCTGGTCCCGGGAGACGCAGGAACGCCCCATGAGGATCACACCCCACGGGTCCTGCGCCCGGAAAAGATCCGTTTCACCTGGTGTCAGGATGGCGCCTGACACGCTGAGAATGCAGGCCTTCGCCACTATCCGGTCACCACAATACAGTTGTCGCCTTCAGCCTTCAGCGCGTCGCAGAAAGCATCGGCCTCCGTTTTTTGACCAAAGCCACCGACGCGCAAGCGGTAGAACACACCCTTGGCGCCGAGATCAGCCCGCTGGATACGTTTCCCGGCGCCGCGGAACAGGTTCGGGTGGTCTGTGGACGACTTACGCCACGCAGCCTCTGCAGCCTCCTGCGTACGGAACGCTGCAACCTGGACCATGTATGCCCCGCTGTCACTGAAAGCAAATTGCGGCGAGACCTCACGCGGCGGCGGTGGCGGCGCCCGGGGCGCCGGCATCGGAGTCAGCGGCGTTGATTCGATTTTCCGGTCCGGGCGGCTGAGATCTGCCAGTTCCGCAACTTCGTCGGCGACAGAATTCGGCATGCCATTGTCGGGATCGCTACCGTCCATTTCGTCATCGTTTGGACGCAGGTCGATCGGTGG is a window from the uncultured Hyphomonas sp. genome containing:
- a CDS encoding 2-hydroxychromene-2-carboxylate isomerase; the encoded protein is MTKALEFYFDYISPYSYIANAAVKQLKARTGAVVEIKPMFLGAVMQTTGNRSPGVVPAKNTYMLTDMARCAARYGLTIRMNPYFPMVSTRDLLRATIGLAGDPDKQQRFVDTCFRYMWETPEPLKPDDDPSVKAMCDTEGFDFAEIKALAADETNKAAMKENTDTAIARGAFGSPTFFVGEEMFFGHDRLDYAAEALTA
- a CDS encoding adenosine kinase, whose product is MTDVRFDVVGLGNAIVDVLSRADDAFLAEWGILKNAMNLIEEPRAHELTSVAREPLYTSGGSGANTIAGLASFGASAAYIGKVADDELGAQFKREMEAGGVPFPTPPLTDGPATARSIIFVTEDGHRSMNTFLGASVMFSREDVDEAVVKDGGILYLEGYLFDKDEAKEAFAYAAEIARSAGRKVALTLSDRFCVDRHRPSFLQLVRNNVDILFANEEELLALYETDDFDAAMAALQADTAVAAVTRSEKGSVVLGDGEPIVVEAVPVKEVVDTTGAGDQYAAGFLFGMSRGLPLATCARLGHIAAAEVISHFGPRPAVSYKVLAEAAGIFV
- a CDS encoding DUF481 domain-containing protein; amino-acid sequence: MKYIMCAAMSAALSGFVFTAQADDERVDGWSGEGALSAGMTSGNTDTRDIGLNFDVDHVTGKWDYGIQGQLDYGEQDGLESRNRSFLGMNIDYTMSDRVFSFASGSYEVDQFTGFDSRAFIGGGLGYRFLGLDPVTWVVRGGPGVKIDEIKRVVIVDSQGVPVVRPAETVTSAGFVGKSKFAWALNERVELSNITDVIYAEDSTQISNGLALTAQINGSLSARFGFDTRYDTNPPDGFKSTDTATKIGVVYKFGPH
- the nth gene encoding endonuclease III codes for the protein MTESPQKTSPRKPAKKRAPRTLGPENTEKIFAALAQDRPDPQTELEYSSPFTLLVAVALSAQATDVGVNKATRKLFAIADTPEKMLELGEEGVAGHIRTIGLWRNKAKNVIALSQKILDEFGGDVPQTRDELTTLPGVGRKTANVVMNEAFGEPTIAVDTHIFRVSNRTGLAPGKTPDEVEAGLERVTPPEWKKGAHHWLILHGRYVCKARTPECWRCVIAEWCKYTPKTPDPAKVSSLGPKGPKKKK
- a CDS encoding DUF2244 domain-containing protein; the protein is MPHTDEIIYFDALLTPNRSLSERGFAVVMSIVGVVSFLTGMAFLSMGAVPVIGFFGLDALAIWLAFRWSFRKQREETRIRITASSLDMMHRKANGTEKRVSVPAGFARVELDEPLRPDSWLRIEHGRTGWVIGRFLTVPERKSLAEAMKTALHKARLERHAV
- a CDS encoding cytochrome P450; amino-acid sequence: MAADTVHSIDHPALERPKVSDRDPLHEGYLRVGEEVTPASSLDMKTLDLVDPEIWRQNKMWDRFDRLRTEDPVHFTPDSFVGPYWSVTTYEDIMAVDTDHKRFSSSWEHGGITLGQPLEDFEMPMFIAMDEPRHSEQRKTVQPAVAPNMLKEYEPLIRSRTQGLLDSLPVGEPFDWVDKVSIELTTMMLATLFDFPFENRRQLTRWSDVSTNMNNPDICPGGEDQWRQEMMECLTTFMGIFQERQAIPQQNDLMSLLAHGEMTKNMTPMELLGNVILLIVGGNDTTRNTMTASVYALNKYPEQYEKLKSDLSLIPNMVSETIRWQTPLAFMRRTALEDVQLRDKLIKKGDQVAMWYISGNRDEKFWDKPNDYIIDRADARRHLSFGFGIHRCVGNRLGELQLQILWQELMERFEHIEVLDEPSYTAGAFVHGYTWMPVILHPKK
- a CDS encoding nitroreductase — protein: MDVSKAVNQRISTRAFLPEALPEAEVREWLTQAQRAPSGGNVQPWRTIAVTGQAKDDVIAMAAPILAADPRGQKTDRPIYPKDLWEPYEARRRRVGEMMYETLDIPRDDRPARLAWFANNFRFFGAPLALFVVIDERMGHGQWGHTGMYLQTLALLAEERGWGTCFQECWGVLRPALKEHFNLAPTEMIWCGVSVGKPDKSHPVNTLRAERASVDEIAEFHGF
- a CDS encoding DUF1287 domain-containing protein is translated as MQTRRSMLVSTLALPLLPATSGERALPFAARLSKAARDQIGVTRSYDGAYVRLDYPMGDVDRSTGVCTDVVIRAYRDAFDTDLQALVHTDMNTAFTDYPAIWGLSRPDWNIDHRRVPNLERFFERKGASLPLPETRAGWNPGDLYTMRLGGRLPHIGIVSDKRTPAGHPYVIHNIGAGTQEEDILGMFDDERRFRYEVAASP
- the scpB gene encoding SMC-Scp complex subunit ScpB; the protein is MFEKIEMNDETPAENKPSAVTQLALAFRRSEEALHDDMTEALAEGVRRAEAVLFAAGEPMSATQVAEILPQGIEAADVLMTLRALYVNRGVNLVEVAGKWRFQTAQDLSYLFVEERQVQKKLSQAALETLAIIAYGQPVTRAEIEAVRGVAVSKAVLDTLMETGWTKIKGRRKTPGQPLTYGTTDAFLEHFGLESLSTLPGKADLEAEGLLSDVIPDGFQMPDEEALSEEELLVDAGGDTEEIESFVTDFMDDAPEEDDADAASEFETEAEPAPEGTVDEAEVDEEEDDGISVFAYTRAPVRSADDEIEFDRDDIKAAVMRLRKEERTPEKPMSEWNEDD
- a CDS encoding ScpA family protein, whose protein sequence is MSSDAVTMEVLSSDMEEADIQDIFRVDVGGYEGPLHLLLELARRQKVDLLHLSMLDLAEQYLVFIEDAKKRRMDLAADYLLMASWLAFMKSRLLLPKPEKPDEDEPSGEEMAARLAFRLKRLDAMRDAVKELQGGPILDNVVFLRGTPEQPKVIRHTEWKASLYELTQAFGTIRDRKEKERPHVIEQQMVLPLELARTTLRQLRGQLAQWSSLDEISLTMTDVDPELPTRSVTASVFSAALELVRDGEVDVRQDTHFAPLYLRNAQADPQGARHADV
- the nagZ gene encoding beta-N-acetylhexosaminidase, with product MAKACILSVSGAILTPGETDLFRAQDPWGVILMGRSCVSRDQVRRLVADIWNATGRETLIFIDQEGGRVARLKAPEWPLFPRGADYAALYEQDPELGREACWLGHRLIASELASLSIHADCAPVVDLPVPGAHDVIGDRAFGTEPAQVADLANSALAGLHAGGVAGVIKHIPGHGRSMADSHMELPRVTAGDNELSTDFDAFARVTDAPMAMTAHIAFEAYDPGKAATVSRYMIQEIIRGRIGFDGLLMTDDLGMKALGGSLADRAHASIEAGCDMLLHCSGFLKDPGEILAEMTEVAEAAPVLTGRAGERAAAADAIASQAEPIELARAWQRFRDLFPDVGAAV
- a CDS encoding SPOR domain-containing protein, encoding MSRYRYGADEGSPFEDDYRGFDLRDDETARGPLILALAIGVLLVFGAVVWNTYRQGIRSNGGGLPSVIADAQPYKRVPEDRGGLEVRDTDKRFYDQMDASERVPDLANLDDGGGADLLQGGPPIDLRPNDDEMDGSDPDNGMPNSVADEVAELADLSRPDRKIESTPLTPMPAPRAPPPPPREVSPQFAFSDSGAYMVQVAAFRTQEAAEAAWRKSSTDHPNLFRGAGKRIQRADLGAKGVFYRLRVGGFGQKTEADAFCDALKAEGDNCIVVTG